In a single window of the Campylobacter fetus subsp. testudinum 03-427 genome:
- a CDS encoding putative membrane protein, putative permease (EamA domain) (Pfam matches to PF00892.16 EamA, and to PF00892.16 EamA) produces MHNLRQNQTKFIALMLLAISFLAFGGIFVKLSELPPINTGFYRILFAVPFLFPFVYKDLKKLSKKEVGLLLLSGVFLAFDLILWHISFSYTTVANANLLANLVPFTIIPVSYFLFKEKINLYFFIGLVVTLVGIVILVSGKLNPTPDNFIGDLMAFSTSIFYALFMITIYKMRDKIKTTTVIFVSAFGSLPVLAIAMGINEGIYIPMSFDELWPLLALALLCHIGGQGLMAFCLGKVSANLSSVLVLAQPVIAGIYAFILFEEVLSIFEVFGMFVVLVGIYFAKKNA; encoded by the coding sequence ATGCATAATTTAAGACAAAATCAGACTAAATTTATAGCTTTGATGCTTTTAGCTATCTCATTTTTGGCTTTTGGCGGTATTTTTGTTAAACTTAGTGAGTTGCCACCTATCAATACTGGATTTTATAGGATACTTTTTGCTGTGCCATTTTTATTCCCCTTTGTCTATAAAGATCTAAAAAAATTAAGCAAAAAAGAAGTAGGCTTACTGCTGCTTTCTGGAGTATTTTTAGCGTTTGATCTGATACTTTGGCATATATCTTTTAGTTATACAACTGTCGCAAATGCAAATTTGCTAGCAAATTTAGTCCCATTTACGATTATTCCAGTTTCGTATTTTTTATTCAAAGAAAAGATAAATTTATACTTTTTTATCGGTTTAGTTGTTACTTTAGTTGGGATAGTAATTTTAGTCTCAGGTAAGCTAAATCCAACTCCAGATAACTTTATAGGCGATTTGATGGCATTTAGCACGTCAATATTTTATGCTTTATTTATGATAACGATATATAAAATGCGTGATAAGATAAAAACAACCACGGTCATTTTTGTTAGTGCGTTTGGAAGTTTGCCAGTCCTTGCCATAGCCATGGGGATAAACGAGGGAATTTACATACCTATGAGCTTTGATGAGCTTTGGCCGCTTCTTGCTTTAGCCTTGCTTTGTCACATCGGCGGACAAGGACTTATGGCATTTTGCCTTGGAAAGGTCAGTGCAAATTTATCATCAGTTTTGGTGTTAGCTCAACCAGTTATAGCTGGAATTTATGCTTTTATACTTTTTGAAGAAGTATTGTCGATTTTTGAGGTTTTTGGCATGTTTGTTGTTTTAGTTGGAATTTACTTTGCTAAAAAGAATGCATAG
- the rpmJ gene encoding 50S ribosomal protein L36 (Pfam match to PF00444.14 Ribosomal_L36) → MKVRPSVKKMCDKCKIVKRKGIVHVICENPKHKQRQG, encoded by the coding sequence ATGAAAGTTCGTCCTTCTGTTAAGAAGATGTGTGACAAATGTAAAATTGTCAAACGCAAAGGCATAGTTCATGTTATTTGCGAAAATCCAAAACATAAACAAAGACAAGGATAA
- the rpsM gene encoding 30S ribosomal protein S13 (Pfam match to PF00416.18 Ribosomal_S13) has product MARIAGVDLPKKKRVEYGLTYIYGIGLFTSRKILNAVGISYDKRVYELSEDEAAAIRKEIQEHYMVEGDLRKSVAMDIKALMDLGSYRGLRHRKGLPVRGQKTKTNARTRKGRRKTVGAATK; this is encoded by the coding sequence ATGGCTCGTATAGCAGGTGTTGATTTACCAAAGAAAAAAAGAGTTGAGTATGGCCTTACCTATATCTATGGTATAGGCTTATTTACTTCAAGAAAGATTCTTAATGCTGTTGGAATCTCTTACGATAAAAGAGTTTATGAGTTAAGCGAAGATGAAGCAGCAGCTATCCGTAAAGAGATCCAAGAACACTATATGGTTGAAGGCGATCTTAGAAAAAGCGTTGCAATGGATATCAAAGCACTTATGGATTTAGGTAGCTATAGAGGCTTAAGACACAGAAAAGGTCTTCCTGTTCGTGGTCAAAAAACAAAGACTAACGCAAGAACAAGAAAAGGCAGACGTAAAACTGTCGGCGCGGCTACAAAGTAA
- the rpsK gene encoding 30S ribosomal protein S11 (Pfam match to PF00411.15 Ribosomal_S11), whose amino-acid sequence MAKRKVIKKKIVRKNIAKGIVYISATFNNTMVTVTDEMGNAIAWSSAGGLGFKGSKKSTPYAAQQAVEDAMNKAKEHGIKEVGIKVQGPGSGRETAVKSIGGVEGIKVLYLKDITPLAHNGCRPPKRRRV is encoded by the coding sequence ATGGCAAAAAGAAAAGTAATTAAGAAAAAAATCGTTAGAAAAAATATAGCAAAAGGTATCGTTTATATCTCTGCTACATTCAACAACACAATGGTTACAGTGACTGATGAAATGGGAAATGCTATAGCATGGAGCAGTGCTGGTGGTCTTGGCTTTAAAGGTAGTAAAAAATCTACTCCTTACGCAGCTCAACAAGCAGTTGAAGATGCTATGAATAAAGCAAAAGAGCATGGTATCAAAGAAGTTGGTATCAAAGTTCAAGGACCAGGAAGCGGTAGAGAAACAGCAGTTAAGAGTATTGGCGGAGTTGAGGGTATTAAGGTATTGTATCTAAAAGATATAACTCCACTTGCTCACAACGGTTGTAGACCACCAAAACGCCGCCGCGTGTAA
- the rpsD gene encoding 30S ribosomal protein S4 (Pfam matches to PF00163.15 Ribosomal_S4, and to PF01479.21 S4): MARYRGPVEKLERRLGVSLALKGERRLAGKSALDKRPYAPGQHGQRKTKISEYGLQLREKQKAKFMYGVSEKQFRRLFAEAARREGNTGALLIGLLEQRLDNVVYRMGFATTRRFARQLVTHGHILVNGKKVDIPSYRVASGEKIEVAEKSKTNPQIVRAIELTNQTGIAAWVDVEKDKKYGIFTRIPEREEVVIPVEERYIVELYSK; encoded by the coding sequence ATGGCAAGATATAGAGGACCAGTTGAAAAATTAGAAAGACGCCTAGGTGTATCTCTTGCACTAAAAGGTGAAAGAAGACTAGCTGGTAAAAGCGCGTTAGATAAAAGACCATACGCACCTGGTCAGCATGGACAAAGAAAAACAAAAATCAGCGAGTATGGATTACAATTAAGAGAAAAACAAAAAGCTAAATTTATGTACGGCGTTAGTGAAAAACAATTCAGAAGATTATTTGCTGAAGCTGCTAGAAGAGAGGGTAACACAGGAGCTCTTCTTATAGGTCTTTTAGAGCAAAGACTTGATAACGTTGTTTATAGAATGGGATTTGCTACAACTAGAAGATTTGCAAGACAACTTGTAACTCACGGACATATTTTAGTAAATGGTAAAAAGGTTGATATACCTTCATACAGAGTTGCTTCTGGAGAGAAGATTGAAGTTGCAGAAAAAAGTAAAACTAATCCGCAGATAGTAAGAGCAATAGAACTTACAAATCAAACCGGTATAGCTGCTTGGGTTGATGTAGAAAAAGATAAAAAATATGGAATTTTCACAAGAATTCCAGAACGTGAAGAAGTAGTCATTCCAGTTGAGGAAAGATATATAGTAGAGCTTTACTCAAAATAG
- the rpoA gene encoding DNA-directed RNA polymerase, alpha subunit (Pfam matches to PF03118.11 RNA_pol_A_CTD, and to PF01000.22 RNA_pol_A_bac, and to PF01193.20 RNA_pol_L): MKKITTSAYMPTEIEVVNVSENVAKIIAYPFETGYAVTLAHPLRRLLYTSTVGFAPTAVKIDGVAHEFDSMRGMLEDVTLFIINLKNLRFKLKNDSKREVIEYSFKGPKEITGSDLNNDIVDIVNPDSYLATINEDAELKFSLIVEKGIGYVPSEEIRDYIDSEYIALDAFFTPVKKAVYEIENVLVEDNPDYEKIVLTVTTDGQVSPIEAFKHSIEAMYKQMSIFNNVLNIDVNMALTSSQSSNEHSKLLESVENLNLSARSFNCLDKADIRYIGELALMEESELKDLKNLGKKSLDEIKAVMAEIGYPFGENTLGDSKEALRKKISELKS, from the coding sequence ATGAAAAAAATTACAACATCAGCTTATATGCCAACTGAGATTGAGGTTGTTAATGTGAGTGAGAATGTAGCTAAGATTATAGCATATCCATTTGAGACAGGCTACGCTGTAACTTTGGCTCATCCGCTTCGCCGATTACTTTATACTAGCACGGTCGGATTTGCTCCGACTGCTGTTAAGATAGATGGCGTAGCGCATGAATTTGATAGTATGCGCGGTATGCTTGAGGATGTTACGCTATTTATTATAAATTTAAAAAACTTACGTTTTAAGCTCAAAAATGACTCAAAACGCGAAGTTATAGAGTATAGCTTTAAAGGGCCAAAAGAGATAACTGGAAGCGATTTAAACAATGATATAGTTGATATCGTAAATCCAGATTCTTACCTTGCTACTATAAATGAAGATGCTGAGCTTAAGTTTAGTCTTATAGTAGAAAAAGGTATCGGATATGTGCCTAGTGAAGAGATTAGGGATTATATAGATAGTGAGTATATAGCACTTGATGCTTTCTTTACTCCTGTTAAAAAAGCGGTCTATGAGATAGAAAACGTTTTGGTTGAAGACAATCCAGACTATGAAAAGATCGTTTTAACTGTAACAACAGACGGTCAAGTAAGTCCTATAGAAGCATTTAAACACTCAATAGAAGCTATGTATAAACAGATGTCTATATTTAATAACGTTCTAAATATAGATGTAAATATGGCGCTAACTTCAAGTCAAAGCTCAAATGAGCATTCAAAATTGCTTGAAAGTGTTGAGAATTTAAATTTAAGCGCTAGAAGCTTTAACTGTCTTGACAAAGCCGATATACGCTATATAGGTGAGCTTGCTCTTATGGAAGAGAGTGAGTTAAAAGATCTTAAAAATTTAGGTAAAAAATCTCTTGATGAGATAAAAGCTGTAATGGCAGAAATCGGCTATCCGTTTGGTGAAAACACATTAGGTGATAGCAAAGAAGCACTCAGAAAAAAGATATCTGAGTTAAAATCATAA
- the rplQ gene encoding 50S ribosomal protein L17 (Pfam match to PF01196.15 Ribosomal_L17) has product MRHNHGYRKLGRTSSHRAALLKNLTIAIVKAGKIETTLPKAKELRGYVEKLITRARKGDFNAHKFVFAHLQDKEATNKLVTEIAPKYATRNGGYTRIIKTRVRKGDAAEMAYIELVAQ; this is encoded by the coding sequence ATGAGACATAATCACGGATATAGAAAACTAGGACGCACTAGCTCTCACCGTGCAGCTTTGCTTAAAAACCTTACGATAGCAATCGTTAAGGCTGGTAAGATAGAAACAACATTACCAAAAGCAAAAGAACTAAGAGGCTATGTAGAAAAACTTATAACAAGAGCTAGAAAGGGTGATTTTAATGCCCATAAATTTGTTTTTGCACATTTGCAAGATAAAGAAGCTACAAATAAACTTGTTACTGAAATAGCTCCAAAATATGCTACAAGAAACGGCGGATACACTCGTATCATCAAAACTCGCGTTAGAAAAGGCGACGCAGCCGAGATGGCTTATATAGAGTTAGTAGCCCAATAA
- a CDS encoding putative protein (NifU domain), possible thioredoxin (Pfam match to PF01106.13 NifU) produces the protein MIPFSDEELLEPVKESLKVIMPMLEQDGGGMELLGIKNGVVYVRLTGHCHGCAASSQTLKYGVERQLKVDIHPELSVVNIPIGEEFEL, from the coding sequence ATGATACCATTTAGCGATGAGGAGCTGTTAGAACCGGTTAAAGAGAGTTTAAAAGTTATTATGCCTATGCTAGAACAAGATGGCGGCGGTATGGAGCTTCTTGGGATCAAAAACGGAGTTGTATATGTTAGACTTACGGGACATTGTCACGGATGTGCTGCTAGTTCTCAGACGTTGAAATACGGCGTAGAAAGACAGTTGAAAGTAGATATTCATCCAGAACTTAGTGTAGTAAATATACCAATAGGAGAGGAATTTGAACTCTAA
- the murE gene encoding UDP-N-acetylmuramoylalanyl-D-glutamate 2,6-diaminopimelate ligase (Pfam matches to PF08245.8 Mur_ligase_M, and to PF02875.17 Mur_ligase_C), which yields MKILLNDGNFITDNSTMCESGCFFLKSNSNSKFENDAIKSGAIIITPKRAKTLLNLDDGIQLIGITGTNGKTTTAFAIAFGLRSLGYKVGISGTRGAFISDKQIADKGLTTSQILETLSYIKQAKESGCRYFVMEVSSHAIAQNRIEGLDFALKVFTNLSQDHLDYHKSFSEYARVKSSFFDDDLPKLINGDDESIKFNYKNSMIYWLKNSDASFFVENYDLKGGIKAVIKSKNETANLQSNLQGRFNLYNLLAAIGSIKFLSGVSLQEAADSVRKFESVAGRVEIVSKNPLVIVDFAHTPDGIEKVLDALSHDELVVVFGAGGDRDKTKRPIMGKIVQKYASISIVTSDNPRTEDPNLIITDILAGMQINNSVFSIENRKDAIKKAIELAGGKTVVVLGKGDEPYQEINGKKYPFSDKLVVQEILNQNKELKCK from the coding sequence ATGAAAATCTTGTTAAATGATGGAAATTTCATAACCGATAATTCCACAATGTGCGAAAGCGGATGCTTTTTTCTTAAGTCAAATTCTAATTCTAAATTTGAAAATGATGCGATAAAAAGCGGAGCTATTATCATAACTCCTAAGAGAGCAAAAACTCTTTTAAATTTAGATGATGGAATACAATTAATCGGTATCACTGGTACAAACGGCAAAACTACAACTGCGTTTGCTATAGCTTTTGGACTTCGCTCTCTTGGATATAAAGTCGGTATAAGCGGCACAAGAGGGGCATTTATATCTGATAAACAAATAGCAGATAAAGGTCTCACAACAAGTCAAATTTTAGAAACCCTAAGTTACATAAAACAGGCAAAAGAGTCTGGATGTAGATATTTTGTAATGGAGGTAAGTTCGCACGCCATAGCGCAAAATCGCATAGAAGGGCTTGATTTTGCGCTTAAAGTTTTTACTAATTTAAGTCAAGATCATTTAGATTATCACAAAAGTTTTAGTGAGTATGCTAGAGTAAAATCAAGTTTTTTTGATGATGATTTGCCTAAGCTTATAAACGGTGATGACGAGAGTATTAAATTTAACTATAAAAATTCTATGATTTATTGGCTTAAAAATAGCGACGCAAGTTTTTTTGTGGAAAATTATGATTTAAAAGGTGGCATAAAGGCTGTTATAAAAAGCAAAAATGAAACAGCAAATTTGCAAAGTAATTTACAAGGTAGATTTAATCTTTATAATCTTTTAGCCGCGATCGGTTCCATCAAGTTTTTAAGTGGAGTTAGCTTACAAGAAGCTGCTGACTCAGTACGTAAATTTGAAAGCGTGGCTGGTAGAGTTGAGATAGTGAGTAAAAATCCGCTTGTTATAGTTGATTTTGCTCATACTCCAGACGGAATAGAAAAAGTTTTAGATGCTTTAAGTCACGATGAGCTTGTAGTGGTTTTTGGAGCCGGCGGAGATAGAGATAAGACAAAACGTCCTATAATGGGCAAAATAGTACAAAAATACGCATCGATATCTATAGTCACAAGTGATAATCCAAGAACAGAAGATCCAAATTTAATAATCACTGATATACTAGCTGGTATGCAGATAAATAACAGCGTTTTTTCCATAGAAAATAGAAAAGATGCGATAAAAAAAGCGATAGAACTAGCCGGCGGCAAAACAGTAGTGGTTCTTGGCAAAGGCGACGAACCTTATCAAGAAATAAATGGTAAAAAGTATCCGTTTAGCGATAAACTAGTCGTTCAAGAAATTTTAAACCAAAATAAGGAATTAAAATGCAAATAG
- the panD gene encoding aspartate 1-decarboxylase (Pfam match to PF02261.12 Asp_decarbox), with protein sequence MQIEMLYSKIHRATVTDANLNYVGSITIDEKLMKAANLLEFQKVEILDINNGERFQTYVIKGDKKGEICLNGAAARKVCIGDLVIIVAYASMKHKKAKNFSPTVVHVNEKNEINE encoded by the coding sequence ATGCAAATAGAGATGTTATACAGCAAAATTCATAGAGCTACGGTAACTGACGCAAATTTAAATTACGTAGGCTCGATCACGATAGATGAAAAGCTTATGAAGGCGGCAAATTTACTTGAGTTTCAAAAGGTTGAAATTTTAGATATAAATAACGGTGAGAGATTCCAAACATATGTTATAAAAGGCGATAAAAAAGGTGAAATTTGTCTAAACGGCGCAGCAGCTAGAAAAGTATGCATAGGCGATCTTGTGATAATAGTCGCTTACGCTTCAATGAAGCATAAAAAAGCAAAAAACTTCTCTCCTACAGTAGTTCATGTAAATGAAAAAAACGAAATTAATGAATAA
- a CDS encoding 4HB_MCP sensor-containing MCP-domain signal transduction protein (Pfam matches to PF00015.17 MCPsignal, and to PF12729.3 4HB_MCP_1) — MNYFENLKVSTKLYLSFAIVIFLMIIISLIGINRVDFIDKSLSTMTDVNSLKQRYGINFRGSVHDRAIAIRDVILTNENDELKTFLNDIARLEKFYDDSNAPLKQFIKQSGSVTKVELDMIKDIDYINETTVPLYKKAILLKQEGKYDEAHELLMHEIAGKFTAWLAAINKFIDYQENANKELTDVIKAEASGFKDIMIILTLIAIVIASTIGFLIQSGIKRQIGGEPKDVNNIISEVARGNLSIKSETKYENSILAQSIKMQNKLKEIVESINQASYQVDDETKTLIKAFKNVNISVTKQNEIATNSTKIVQLAKQKTENVASMAKDTELNSNKATNLCQNGKNSSTEVSAKMNEISANVTEQVNQIKLLNSHAKDISGAAELISEITDQTNLLALNAAIEAARAGEAGRGFAVVADEIRKLAEKTGTATNEITNTIKIIQEQTEVAVSIIEQGVPKVEDGYKLSNEVAELLNEIYNQAIDSSNKAAEVVNVAENQVESMVLLATNIEDISKVAHDTQNDMNQNQEKLKELEAISRKLNELIGFFKI, encoded by the coding sequence ATGAATTATTTTGAGAATTTAAAAGTTTCAACAAAACTTTATCTGAGTTTTGCTATCGTTATTTTTCTTATGATAATAATCAGCTTAATCGGTATAAATAGAGTCGATTTTATCGATAAATCTCTATCTACTATGACAGATGTTAATTCACTCAAGCAAAGATACGGTATAAATTTTAGAGGCTCTGTTCATGATAGAGCTATAGCCATAAGAGATGTTATATTAACAAATGAAAATGATGAATTAAAAACATTTTTAAATGATATAGCTAGACTTGAAAAATTCTATGATGATTCCAACGCTCCACTAAAACAGTTTATAAAACAGAGTGGTTCGGTAACAAAAGTAGAGCTAGATATGATAAAAGATATCGATTATATCAATGAAACAACCGTTCCTTTATATAAAAAAGCTATTTTGTTAAAACAAGAAGGGAAATACGATGAAGCTCATGAGCTTCTTATGCATGAAATAGCCGGCAAATTTACTGCATGGTTAGCAGCTATTAATAAATTTATAGATTATCAAGAAAATGCAAACAAAGAGCTTACTGATGTTATAAAAGCTGAAGCTTCGGGCTTTAAAGATATAATGATTATTTTAACTTTGATAGCCATTGTTATAGCTTCTACTATAGGATTTTTGATACAAAGTGGTATAAAAAGACAGATTGGTGGTGAGCCAAAAGATGTTAATAACATCATTTCAGAAGTCGCTCGTGGAAATTTAAGTATAAAATCAGAAACTAAGTACGAAAATAGTATCTTAGCCCAATCTATCAAAATGCAAAATAAATTAAAAGAGATAGTTGAATCCATAAATCAAGCTTCATATCAAGTCGATGATGAGACTAAGACTTTGATTAAAGCGTTTAAGAATGTTAATATATCAGTTACGAAGCAAAATGAGATAGCGACAAATTCTACAAAAATAGTTCAATTAGCTAAGCAAAAAACAGAAAATGTTGCAAGTATGGCAAAAGATACCGAGCTAAACTCAAACAAAGCGACAAATTTATGTCAAAATGGTAAAAATTCATCTACAGAAGTTTCTGCTAAGATGAATGAGATCAGCGCAAATGTAACAGAACAAGTAAATCAAATCAAGCTTTTAAACAGTCACGCAAAAGACATTAGCGGCGCAGCTGAGCTTATATCAGAGATAACAGACCAAACAAATCTTTTAGCTCTAAATGCAGCCATAGAAGCAGCTCGCGCAGGAGAAGCCGGACGTGGATTTGCCGTGGTTGCTGATGAGATAAGAAAGCTAGCTGAGAAGACAGGAACTGCAACAAACGAGATAACAAACACCATCAAAATCATACAAGAGCAAACTGAAGTAGCAGTTAGTATTATCGAGCAAGGAGTTCCAAAAGTCGAGGACGGATACAAGCTTTCAAATGAAGTAGCAGAGTTGTTAAATGAAATTTACAACCAGGCTATAGATTCGTCAAACAAAGCCGCAGAAGTAGTAAATGTAGCTGAAAATCAAGTAGAATCTATGGTTTTACTTGCTACAAATATAGAGGATATATCAAAAGTTGCGCATGATACCCAAAACGATATGAACCAAAATCAAGAAAAACTTAAAGAGTTAGAAGCGATATCTAGAAAACTAAATGAATTAATAGGATTTTTCAAGATTTGA
- a CDS encoding YbaB/EbfC DNA-binding family protein (Pfam match to PF02575.12 YbaB_DNA_bd) has translation MFKDFDFSKMGEMLSEAQKKAAEFESEIAAKEFVAKSGGGLISVKANGRSQILDISIDDTLLEDKESLQILLISAINDAIKLSEDEKKRTASAMFGGLGGFGA, from the coding sequence ATGTTTAAAGATTTTGATTTTTCTAAAATGGGTGAAATGCTCTCAGAAGCTCAAAAAAAGGCTGCAGAGTTTGAAAGTGAGATTGCCGCTAAAGAGTTTGTGGCTAAAAGTGGCGGCGGTCTTATAAGTGTGAAAGCTAACGGTCGCTCCCAAATTTTAGACATAAGTATAGACGATACGCTTTTAGAAGACAAAGAGAGTCTTCAGATACTGCTTATATCTGCTATAAATGATGCTATTAAGTTGTCTGAAGATGAGAAAAAGCGTACTGCTTCTGCTATGTTTGGCGGTCTTGGCGGATTTGGAGCGTAG
- a CDS encoding putative protein (PDZ domain) (Pfam match to PF13180.2 PDZ_2) yields the protein MKKLCSFLLLFLAIFAYSAPRPTPEDVDAIYQKNKDSQFNYKGNIAIALNANLAAVIYDKNSKLDSKDYIKFDPYLGLYLIKSQNTLRASFMIDELDSKEDMWVMILDKNATEMGHIKSFAKDIGELDELSYSANKAGLLVCDCGSMVGIGVGGNKFIGNRYIKHFMKYNDVYYGDIGVTFSDDNGTITVKSSNPFGAGKELLAGDTIVSVNSKVPNNLREINEMILFSPKDAVLKFDINRDGKNQSYSIKMSNLPNKIMNSSDDNKTSSLKAKKPVKKRTFLSQYGITLNPNLTIKSVARNSKAYKAGFRSGDKIMQIDKKQLNSSADIEKIMSAKNGTFYYLISRDDFQFFVKVYR from the coding sequence ATGAAAAAATTATGCTCATTTTTACTGCTATTTTTAGCTATTTTTGCTTACAGCGCACCTAGACCTACTCCTGAAGACGTAGATGCTATATATCAAAAAAACAAAGATTCTCAGTTTAACTATAAAGGCAATATCGCAATTGCATTAAATGCTAATCTTGCTGCTGTTATCTATGATAAAAATAGTAAATTAGATAGCAAGGATTACATCAAATTTGATCCGTATTTAGGACTTTATCTTATCAAATCCCAAAATACTTTAAGAGCTTCATTTATGATAGATGAGCTAGATAGTAAAGAAGATATGTGGGTAATGATTTTGGATAAAAACGCTACTGAAATGGGACATATAAAGAGTTTTGCAAAAGATATAGGCGAACTAGACGAGCTTAGTTATAGTGCTAATAAAGCTGGACTTTTAGTTTGTGATTGTGGTAGTATGGTTGGTATAGGTGTTGGTGGAAATAAATTTATAGGAAATAGATACATAAAACACTTTATGAAGTATAACGATGTATATTATGGTGATATAGGCGTGACTTTTAGTGATGATAACGGAACTATAACAGTAAAAAGCTCAAATCCTTTTGGAGCCGGAAAAGAGCTTTTAGCAGGAGATACTATAGTATCTGTAAATTCAAAAGTACCAAATAATCTAAGAGAGATAAACGAGATGATTTTGTTCTCTCCAAAAGATGCGGTTTTGAAATTTGATATCAACAGAGATGGTAAAAATCAGTCTTATAGTATCAAGATGTCAAATTTGCCAAATAAAATTATGAATTCTTCTGATGATAATAAAACATCTTCTCTTAAAGCCAAAAAACCTGTAAAAAAGCGTACTTTTTTAAGTCAGTACGGTATAACTTTAAATCCAAATTTAACTATAAAAAGCGTAGCTCGAAACTCAAAAGCGTATAAAGCCGGTTTTAGAAGTGGAGATAAAATAATGCAGATAGATAAAAAACAGCTAAATTCCTCAGCCGATATAGAAAAAATTATGTCTGCAAAAAATGGTACGTTCTATTACCTAATTTCGCGTGATGATTTCCAGTTTTTTGTGAAAGTTTATAGATGA
- the ispA gene encoding geranyl diphosphate synthase / farnesyl diphosphate synthase (bifunctional~Pfam match to PF00348.13 polyprenyl_synt), whose protein sequence is MSFEEFFELNLPKVDSFHPHFNDSLAWVLKAGGKHFRAKLLLGVVDALKPELKSASYPAAAAVEMLHTYSLIHDDLPCMDNADLRRGVATLHVKYDEVSAVLAGDALNTHAFYMLSSSNLPAEVIVKCVQALAANGGIYGMVIGQAIDCYFENKHLNLDELKFLHLHKTGALIAASMKMGAIIAAQSDKQCEKIYDIGLKLGLAFQIHDDIIDVTSDEIKAGKTVNNDLLKNSFTNLLGVSGAINARDEIENEILYELDGSPLKTLILNLINKYLKG, encoded by the coding sequence ATGAGCTTTGAAGAGTTTTTTGAGTTAAATTTACCAAAAGTAGATAGTTTTCACCCTCATTTTAATGACTCTCTTGCTTGGGTTTTAAAAGCCGGCGGAAAGCATTTTAGAGCTAAACTTCTTTTAGGAGTCGTAGATGCTTTAAAACCTGAGCTTAAGAGTGCATCTTACCCTGCTGCAGCTGCAGTAGAAATGCTTCATACGTACTCTCTTATCCATGATGATCTTCCTTGTATGGATAATGCAGATCTCAGAAGAGGCGTTGCAACTTTGCATGTTAAGTACGATGAAGTAAGTGCGGTATTGGCTGGAGATGCTCTAAATACTCATGCTTTTTATATGCTTAGCTCATCAAATCTTCCAGCTGAAGTGATAGTAAAATGCGTTCAAGCATTAGCTGCAAATGGCGGTATATACGGTATGGTAATAGGTCAAGCCATAGACTGCTACTTTGAAAATAAGCATTTAAATTTAGATGAACTCAAATTTTTACATCTACATAAAACTGGTGCTTTGATCGCAGCTAGTATGAAAATGGGTGCTATAATAGCAGCTCAGAGTGACAAACAATGCGAAAAAATTTATGATATAGGGTTAAAGCTCGGACTTGCGTTTCAAATTCACGACGATATAATAGACGTTACTAGCGACGAGATAAAAGCTGGTAAAACGGTAAATAATGATCTACTTAAAAACTCTTTTACAAATTTACTTGGCGTTAGCGGCGCTATAAATGCTAGAGATGAGATAGAAAATGAGATTTTATATGAGCTTGATGGCTCACCGCTTAAAACTTTGATTTTAAATTTAATAAATAAATATCTAAAAGGATAG